From Toxorhynchites rutilus septentrionalis strain SRP chromosome 2, ASM2978413v1, whole genome shotgun sequence, a single genomic window includes:
- the LOC129767557 gene encoding uncharacterized protein LOC129767557, producing the protein MIDKDASLTPVDKFNYLLSVLTKEAKTLVESIEVTVSNYEVAWKMLQERFENKKIIARTLMDGFLDAEPIRRESYDSLVTLIDSYERNLLQLKKLDLDTDGWSHILAHLLYKRLDTETQRYWERHHKSREVPQYQNLLKFLRDHLATLQPIAAAKTREQTIRNDTRRLSTKQKYGSTLTTTATQNKSCPLCQKPYHSPFKCESFAKLNPVQRHEMVKKTGLCLNCLSFSHMVKACPSSACRVCGQKHHTMLHRRSTDSNSNRGQEIASSQYVPITTTPRPLHSSNAPIISNTPHSQSQTFATSPVPPIVSQSLPVGAHAPNAVRENTSSCGNVVFLSTAIIKIADSHGNIHLARALLDSCSERN; encoded by the coding sequence ATGATCGATAAAGATGCATCGCTTACACCCGTTGACAAATTTAATTATCTGCTCTCTGTACTAACGAAGGAAGCAAAAACATTAGTTGAGTCGATCGAAGTAACAGTGTCAAATTATGAAGTCGCTTGGAAAATGCTACAAGAACGATTTGAGAACAAGAAAATTATCGCTAGAACGCTGATGGACGGTTTTTTGGATGCCGAACCCATCAGACGGGAATCTTACGATTCGTTAGTTACGTTGATAGATTCGTACGAACGCAACCTCCTCCAACTTAAGAAACTAGATCTTGATACTGATGGTTGGTCTCATATTTTGGCACACTTGTTGTATAAACGTTTGGATACAGAAACCCAAAGATACTGGGAGCGTCATCATAAATCTCGTGAGGTACCGCAAtatcaaaatttgttgaaatTCCTTCGTGATCACCTGGCTACCCTACAACCTATAGCAGCGGCAAAGACTCGTGAACAAACTATCCGAAATGATACTCGCAGACTCTCAACGAAACAAAAATATGGATCGACACTCACAACTACAGCCACACAAAATAAATCTTGTCCACTATGTCAAAAACCATATCATTCTCCTTTCAAATGCGAATCCTTTGCTAAACTAAATCCCGTCCAAAGGCACGAAATGGTGAAAAAGACTGGTCTTTGCCTAAATTGCCTCTCCTTCTCCCATATGGTGAAGGCTTGTCCCAGTTCAGCCTGTCGCGTTTGTGGACAAAAGCACCACACAATGCTGCACAGGCGCTCCACTGATAGTAATTCCAACCGAGGACAAGAGATAGCTTCGTCACAATACGTTCCAATTACCACAACCCCTCGACCTCTACACTCATCGAACGCTCCAATCATATCGAACACACCTCACTCACAATCGCAAACCTTCGCTACTAGCCCAGTACCCCCAATCGTGTCACAATCACTTCCAGTGGGAGCCCACGCGCCGAATGCAGTTCGTGAAAATACATCCTCTTGTGGAAACGTTGTATTCCTGTCTACCGCAATAATCAAGATAGCAGATTCTCACGGCAACATTCATTTGGCCCGTGCTCTATTAGATAGCTGTTCCGAAAGAAATTGA
- the LOC129767054 gene encoding uncharacterized protein LOC129767054 yields the protein MVKVLSRYTNFAVDLKFHILPEFKPIIPSSRLSVSQWKIPTSVVLADPRFFEPSHIDVIIGAEIYHRLLLDGFIELDSNLPILKETAFGWIVSGKCSNTISCHSAVTMVCSNADLEKQMMRFWEIESCHSNNILSVDEQQCEQYFAETTTRDANGRFVVSLPTKKTVLSKLGSSREISLRRFLSLERRLHANPELMKSYTDFIREYIELGHMTLIDPNADLLSSTIQPYHMPHHCVVRPESSTTKLRVVFDASCPTDTGVSLNDALMVGPVVQDDLYNIILRFRLSRYAIVADLEKNVSADTHSSNRPSSPTDFMAKQA from the coding sequence ATGGTCAAGGTTTTGTCTCGTTACACCAACTTCGCAGTAGATTTGAAGTTCCATATTCTACCAGAATTCAAACCGATTATTCCGTCGAGTCGTTTATCGGTTTCACAATGGAAAATACCAACTTCCGTGGTCCTTGCCGATCCACGCTTCTTCGAACCCAGTCACATCGATGTTATAATAGGAGCTGAAATCTACCATCGTTTACTACTTGATGGCTTTATCGAGCTTGATTCAAATTTGCCCATTTTAAAGGAAACCGCCTTCGGCTGGATTGTATCCGGCAAATGTAGCAACACTATCAGCTGCCATTCCGCTGTCACCATGGTATGCAGCAATGCGGATTTAGAAAAGCAGATGATGCGTTTCTGGGAGATTGAATCATGTCACTCCAACAACATTCTTTCTGTGGACGAACAGCAGTGTGAACAATATTTTGCAGAGACGACCACGCGTGATGCCAATGGTAGATTTGTTGTATCCCTACCGACGAAGAAAACTGTTTTATCGAAGCTTGGAAGTTCTCGAGAAATTTCACTACGGCGATTTCTCTCACTCGAACGTCGTTTGCACGCAAATCCCGAGTTAATGAAATCGTATACGGATTTTATTCGAGAATATATCGAATTGGGACACATGACCTTAATCGATCCTAACGCTGATTTATTGTCTTCTACTATTCAACCTTATCATATGCCACACCACTGTGTTGTACGACCTGAAAGTTCAACTACGAAACTGCGCGTTGTGTTTGACGCTTCCTGTCCGACGGATACTGGTGTATCGCTCAACGATGCCCTCATGGTCGGTCCAGTCGTACAAGACGACCTCTACAATATCATCCTTCGATTTCGACTCTCACGGTACGCTATAGTCGccgatttggaaaaaaatgtatcGGCAGATACTCATTCATCCAACAGACCGTCATCTCCTACGGATTTTATGGCGAAACAAGCCTAA
- the LOC129767053 gene encoding uncharacterized protein LOC129767053: MIVIHWLAASPSRWKRFVGNRVAEIQQITAAGTWGHVAGFENPADVISRGMLASQLIKHTLWWRGPLWLSTSSEFRPNILRTTDDQFDSQLLEEKPSTSLATVSPSNIFEFKSTLTGLIRLVAHLRRFVFNTRLRNRSTRQVGPLSTAELDIALQNLVRIAQNESFGEDIRSIRSSTQVKTTSKLKSLSPILKDGILRARGRLSNACINYDQKQPMILDHDHPLTLLIVRHYHIKYLHAGPQLLCAAVRSRFWPLRLRNIARKVVHTCVTCFRSKPEVTEQIMADLPPARVTPTMPFLRTGIDFWGPLYLRPLTRKRAPEKCYVAVFVCMSTKALHFELVGNLSTDSFVAALKRFAARRGIPQTIFCDNATNFVRARRLLNEFLQLFRTQQSRDQVVKLCSDEGIEFRFIPPRSPHFGGIWEAAVKSLKHHLYRTLKNALVTAEQMETLLCQIEACLNSRPLTQLSSDPQDLNVLTPGRFLMHRSLTAIPEPSYEEISLGKLSQWQLVQEFLRRIWQRWSTEYLADLQQRTRWTRRRNNIQIGTMVLVKEDHLPPMKWRYGRIVEVFPGNDGCIRVVNIRTKDGIFKRAITRICVLPIQDNLQRNAESS; the protein is encoded by the coding sequence ATGATCGTCATCCATTGGCTAGCTGCATCGCCATCTCGTTGGAAGAGATTTGTAGGAAATCGCGTGGCGGAAATCCAGCAGATTACTGCCGCTGGAACTTGGGGCCATGTAGCCGGTTTTGAAAACCCTGCGGATGTAATATCTAGAGGCATGCTAGCTAGTCAACTGATCAAACACACTCTCTGGTGGAGAGGCCCACTTTGGTTGAGCACATCAAGTGAATTTCGACCAAATATTTTGCGTACTACCGACGATCAATTCGATAGTCAATTATTAGAAGAGAAACCATCGACTTCCCTAGCCACAGTTTCTCCCAGCAATATATTCGAATTTAAATCAACGCTTACCGGGTTAATTCGATTAGTTGCTCATCTCCGCCGATTTGTGTTCAACACTAGATTAAGAAACCGAAGTACACGACAAGTTGGACCCCTATCGACTGCTGAATTGGACATTGCTCTACAAAACCTAGTACGAATCGCTCAAAATGAATCATTCGGAGAAGACATCCGCTCAATTCGCTCATCTACACAAGTTAAAACCACTTCCAAATTGAAATCGCTTTCACCCATTCTGAAAGATGGCATTCTTCGAGCTCGTGGCCGTCTCAGTAATGCTTGCATCAACTACGATCAAAAACAACCAATGATTCTCGATCATGATCATCCTCTAACATTATTAATTGTTCGCCACTATCATATAAAATATCTACACGCTGGACCCCAACTGTTATGTGCAGcagttcgttcaagattttggcCTCTTCGACTACGAAACATTGCCCGTAAAGTCGTGCACACCTGCGTCACTTGCTTTCGCAGCAAGCCTGAAGTTACCGAACAAATCATGGCGGATCTTCCACCAGCACGTGTAACCCCAACCATGCCATTCCTGAGAACAGGAATCGATTTTTGGGGACCACTATATTTGCGACCGCTTACCCGGAAACGTGCTCCAGAGAAGTGCTATGTTGCAGTTTTTGTCTGCATGTCAACGAAGGCGCTGCACTTCGAGTTAGTGGGCAATCTCTCCACAGACTCTTTCGTCGCAGCGCTCAAAAGATTTGCCGCCCGACGTGGCATAccacaaacaattttttgcgaCAATGCCACTAATTTTGTCCGCGCTAGACGATTATTGAACGAATTTTTGCAGTTATTCCGAACACAGCAAAGTCGAGATCAAGTTGTAAAACTGTGCTCAGACGAGGGCATAGAATTTCGATTCATTCCGCCAAGATCTCCTCATTTTGGGGGAATTTGGGAAGCTGCGGTGAAATCCCTAAAACATCACCTGTATCGCACTCTTAAAAACGCTTTAGTAACCGCCGAACAAATGGAAACATTACTGTGTCAAATCGAGGCGTGTTTAAACTCACGGCCTCTCACACAGCTTAGCAGTGACCCTCAGGATCTGAACGTCCTTACACCAGGACGTTTCTTGATGCATAGATCGCTAACCGCGATACCTGAACCGTCTTATGAGGAAATTTCATTGGGAAAGCTTTCACAGTGGCAACTAGTTCAGGAATTCCTTAGACGCATATGGCAACGATGGTCAACGGAGTATCTCGCCGACCTACAGCAACGAACCAGATGGACCCGAAGACGCAACAACATCCAGATTGGTACCATGGTGTTGGTCAAGGAGGATCATCTCCCTCCAATGAAGTGGCGATACGGCCGTATCGTAGAAGTTTTCCCTGGCAACGACGGCTGTATACGTGTAGTCAACATCCGGACAAAAGATGGCATATTCAAACGAGCCATTACACGCATCTGTGTTCTCCCAATTCAGGACAATCTGCAGCGCAATGCAGAGTCATCATAG
- the LOC129770446 gene encoding uncharacterized protein LOC129770446, translating into MGRLSSMILLLAAFAGCRSAPATFIQPGQYYLLQPQPATLKIQPQLIQPIQHLKLEPKQQFIYYYPSVPLGSELHSAKPIRLITLKQDETPWWENFINFWKPPGEAPAEGATEAPESPAAPEAPAAPESPAPEAPAESAKTSMKQHIFIAPTEVEQFLTKTVSHPQGQRYYILSGTPQFFGNFDALQNPLSPIFSLQPLQALHARSNSEIQAEGGQLKFLPQIVTSNAPIAPVPALVPAQLKNDLLESHPDKTPTIERTWGRSLDDEPAPEEQPQQPQVQGRSLSEEPSEQNSATLTMDESKKEEMTSSLRKSDEPAIAAAKPAGIALAGRGGLAAAAPTGTAIVGNNGLALSSPTATSVAGNFFGDEDEEEKKN; encoded by the coding sequence ATGGGAAGACTTTCGTCGATGATTCTTCTGCTAGCAGCTTTCGCGGGGTGTCGGTCAGCACCAGCCACGTTCATACAGCCGGGTCAGTATTATTTGCTGCAGCCACAACCGGCGACGTTAAAAATCCAACCGCAACTCATCCAGCCGATCCAACATCTGAAACTTGAGCCAAAACAACAATTTATCTACTATTATCCGTCGGTTCCGCTGGGCAGTGAACTTCATAGTGCCAAACCAATTCGGTTGATCACGTTGAAACAGGACGAGACACCATGGTGGGAGAATTTCATCAACTTCTGGAAGCCTCCGGGAGAAGCACCCGCGGAAGGCGCGACCGAAGCACCTGAGTCCCCCGCCGCTCCCGAGGCGCCTGCAGCCCCAGAATCACCTGCACCGGAAGCTCCAGCTGAAAGTGCAAAAACTTCCATGAAACAACACATTTTCATAGCCCCAACAGAAGTCGAACAATTTCTTACCAAAACAGTTTCTCATCCGCAGGGGCAGCGATATTACATTCTGAGCGGCACTCCCCAGTTCTTCGGAAACTTTGACGCTTTACAGAATCCACTGAGTCCCATCTTCAGCTTGCAGCCCCTGCAGGCTCTCCATGCTCGTTCTAATTCCGAAATTCAAGCTGAGGGCGGTCAATTGAAATTTCTACCCCAGATTGTGACGTCAAATGCACCGATTGCTCCAGTTCCAGCATTGGTGCCAGCACAACTCAAGAACGATCTGTTGGAGTCTCACCCCGACAAAACCCCAACCATAGAACGCACTTGGGGGCGCTCGTTGGATGATGAACCAGCACCGGAAGAGCAGCCACAGCAACCGCAAGTCCAGGGTCGATCTCTGTCCGAAGAACCGAGCGAGCAGAACAGCGCCACGCTGACTATGGACGAAAGCAAGAAGGAAGAAATGACCAGCTCTCTCCGGAAGTCGGACGAACCAGCGATTGCGGCGGCGAAACCAGCCGGAATAGCGCTCGCCGGACGGGGTGGATTGGCTGCCGCGGCACCAACTGGAACTGCCATCGTTGGGAATAATGGTCTCGCTCTGTCCTCGCCAACGGCGACTTCCGTTGCCGGAAACTTCTTTGGAGATGAAGACGAGGAGGAGAAAAAGAACTAG